The Amycolatopsis sp. 195334CR genome window below encodes:
- a CDS encoding ABC transporter ATP-binding protein, giving the protein MKPIEVGAVTKRYGGTAALDGIDLHVEAGEVYGLLGRNGAGKTTLMRVLLGLVRPASGTVRVLGHAPGDPAVFRRVGALIEGAAFYPHLSGRDNLRLLTRYAGLDESEVDKALARVGLSGRADDRYRGYSLGMKQRLGVASALLGSPELVVLDEPANGLDPAGMAALRELIRSIRDEGGTVLLSSHLLGEVEQVCDRVGVLHGGRLVFEGTLAGLTGSLEERFFELTGDGDWAWTA; this is encoded by the coding sequence ATGAAACCGATCGAGGTCGGCGCGGTGACGAAGCGCTACGGCGGCACGGCCGCGCTCGACGGCATCGACCTGCACGTCGAGGCCGGTGAGGTGTACGGGCTGCTCGGCCGCAACGGGGCCGGGAAGACCACGCTGATGCGCGTGCTGCTCGGCCTGGTCCGGCCCGCGTCGGGCACGGTGCGAGTGCTCGGGCACGCACCGGGCGATCCGGCCGTGTTCCGCCGCGTCGGCGCGTTGATCGAGGGCGCGGCGTTCTACCCGCACCTCAGCGGTCGCGACAACCTCCGCCTGCTGACCAGGTACGCCGGGCTCGACGAGTCCGAAGTGGACAAGGCGCTGGCCCGGGTCGGGCTGAGCGGCCGGGCGGACGACCGGTACCGCGGGTACTCGCTGGGCATGAAGCAGCGGCTCGGGGTGGCCTCGGCGCTGCTGGGTTCGCCGGAACTGGTGGTGCTGGACGAACCGGCGAATGGCCTCGACCCGGCGGGCATGGCGGCGCTGCGCGAGCTGATCCGGTCGATCCGGGACGAGGGCGGCACGGTGCTGCTGTCGAGCCATCTGCTCGGTGAGGTCGAGCAGGTCTGCGACCGGGTCGGGGTGCTCCACGGCGGCCGGCTGGTCTTCGAGGGCACGCTGGCCGGGCTGACCGGCTCGCTGGAGGAGCGGTTCTTCGAGCTGACCGGTGACGGCGACTGGGCGTGGACGGCATGA
- a CDS encoding ABC transporter permease subunit produces the protein MSTLAVRAELFALRRHPAVFIVSGIWFVQILGFSYLLVYLMRGGLSSSDSEALLGALLPAGLDRYILGGLPAFGGPMALILGVILSTSDYRWDTLRTLLLRRPSRMSFLGGKFVTVLVASLALSAATLLASLVGSMGVAVASGRSFALPGPGPVLLVFAAIWLVLTAWAATGFALGILVRNVAAGIGVGLLVTVVLDQLSAPFVSLPLVGALRTGLLGANSGSLAVAFGVREAPGVVETTSGPVAAMVLAAYVVVSLGVAAVVFRRRDVG, from the coding sequence ATGAGCACGCTCGCGGTCCGGGCCGAGCTCTTCGCGCTGCGGCGGCACCCGGCGGTGTTCATCGTCAGCGGGATCTGGTTCGTGCAGATCCTCGGGTTCAGCTACCTGCTGGTGTACCTGATGCGCGGCGGACTGTCCTCTTCGGACTCCGAGGCGCTGCTCGGCGCGTTGCTGCCCGCCGGGCTCGACCGCTACATCCTGGGCGGCCTGCCCGCGTTCGGCGGTCCGATGGCGTTGATCCTCGGCGTCATCCTGTCCACTTCGGACTACCGCTGGGACACGCTGCGCACGCTGCTGCTGCGCCGGCCGTCGCGGATGTCGTTCCTGGGCGGGAAGTTCGTCACCGTGCTGGTGGCGAGCCTGGCGTTGTCGGCGGCCACGCTGCTGGCCAGTCTGGTCGGCAGCATGGGCGTGGCGGTGGCTTCCGGGCGGTCGTTCGCGCTGCCGGGTCCGGGTCCGGTGCTGCTGGTGTTCGCCGCGATCTGGCTGGTGCTCACGGCGTGGGCGGCCACCGGGTTCGCGCTCGGCATCCTGGTGCGGAACGTGGCCGCGGGCATCGGCGTCGGGTTGCTGGTGACCGTGGTGCTCGACCAGCTCTCGGCGCCGTTTGTGTCGCTTCCGCTGGTCGGCGCGCTGCGGACGGGGTTGCTCGGGGCGAACTCGGGTTCGCTGGCGGTGGCGTTCGGGGTGCGTGAGGCGCCGGGCGTGGTGGAGACGACCAGCGGTCCGGTCGCCGCGATGGTGCTCGCGGCGTACGTGGTGGTGTCGCTCGGGGTGGCCGCGGTGGTCTTCCGCCGCCGTGACGTGGGATAG
- a CDS encoding TIGR03619 family F420-dependent LLM class oxidoreductase, whose protein sequence is MKFSLSVAMSPLDQLTELAVTAEQSGFSSVVLPDSLFYSEEVSADYPYTPDGNRFWNEETPWADPLVATAAMGAVTSEIEFYTSVLKLGSRNPVLLARQVNSVAALTGGRFGLGLGVGWSPEEFEWCGAPYARRGARVNEAIEVLRLILDGGMVEYHGEFFDFDKLRMSPTPPKRVPFYVGGHTEVALKRAAKYADGWSSAMMKFDDLRSTISRLRSLLAEAGRADVPFEYQAVCIDSFGVDGYRAQAEIGVTDVITMPWMFDGIGFDGELGAKKDSIRKFGDEVIAVVGGA, encoded by the coding sequence GTGAAGTTCTCCCTCTCGGTTGCCATGAGCCCGCTGGACCAGCTCACCGAGCTGGCGGTCACGGCTGAGCAGAGCGGTTTTTCCTCAGTCGTGCTGCCGGACTCGCTGTTCTACTCCGAGGAGGTGTCCGCCGACTACCCGTACACCCCGGACGGGAACAGGTTCTGGAACGAGGAGACGCCGTGGGCCGACCCGCTGGTCGCGACGGCGGCCATGGGGGCGGTCACCTCGGAGATCGAGTTCTACACCTCGGTGCTGAAGCTCGGGTCGCGGAACCCGGTGCTGCTGGCCAGGCAGGTGAACTCGGTGGCCGCGCTGACCGGCGGGCGGTTCGGGCTGGGGCTCGGGGTCGGCTGGTCGCCGGAGGAGTTCGAGTGGTGCGGTGCGCCGTACGCGCGTCGCGGGGCGCGGGTGAACGAGGCGATCGAGGTGCTGCGGCTGATCCTCGACGGCGGGATGGTCGAGTACCACGGGGAGTTCTTCGACTTCGACAAGCTGCGCATGAGCCCGACGCCGCCGAAGCGGGTGCCGTTCTACGTGGGCGGGCACACCGAGGTCGCGCTGAAGCGGGCGGCTAAGTACGCGGATGGCTGGTCGTCGGCGATGATGAAGTTCGACGACCTGCGGTCGACGATCTCGCGGTTGCGCTCGTTGCTGGCGGAGGCCGGTCGCGCGGACGTGCCGTTCGAGTACCAGGCGGTGTGCATCGACAGCTTCGGTGTCGACGGTTACCGGGCGCAGGCGGAGATCGGCGTGACGGACGTGATCACCATGCCGTGGATGTTCGACGGCATCGGCTTCGACGGCGAGCTGGGGGCGAAGAAGGACTCGATCCGGAAGTTCGGCGACGAGGTCATCGCGGTGGTAGGAGGAGCATGA
- a CDS encoding nuclear transport factor 2 family protein: MSITVSWDTEAEQPPARLAAWRSMNAVVRGAKEEWLDLFAADATVEDPVGPSFFDEEGKGHHGREGISAFWDKTIGQVERFEFTIRDSHAAGDEVANVGTITTYLPGNYRVDTDGVFVYRVGEDGLIRSMRAFWETERAMATAREVKD, translated from the coding sequence ATGAGCATCACGGTCAGCTGGGACACCGAGGCCGAGCAGCCGCCCGCGCGCCTGGCGGCGTGGCGCTCGATGAACGCCGTGGTCCGCGGGGCGAAGGAGGAGTGGCTGGACCTGTTCGCCGCGGACGCCACGGTCGAAGACCCGGTGGGCCCGTCGTTCTTTGACGAGGAGGGCAAGGGGCACCACGGCCGCGAGGGCATCTCGGCGTTCTGGGACAAGACGATCGGCCAGGTGGAACGCTTCGAATTCACCATCCGCGACTCGCACGCGGCGGGGGACGAGGTGGCGAACGTCGGCACCATCACCACGTACCTGCCAGGCAACTACCGCGTCGACACGGACGGGGTCTTCGTGTACCGGGTGGGCGAGGATGGCCTGATCCGCTCGATGCGCGCCTTCTGGGAAACAGAACGAGCAATGGCCACGGCCCGGGAAGTCAAGGACTGA